One Setaria italica strain Yugu1 chromosome II, Setaria_italica_v2.0, whole genome shotgun sequence DNA segment encodes these proteins:
- the LOC101783991 gene encoding UDP-glycosyltransferase 90A1-like, which translates to MAPAADYCHDFHGSEVPHVAIFPLMAKGHTVPLLDLACLLRRRGLAAVTFLTTPGNASFVRAALAGDDAASIVELPFPAGHAPAGGESAEGVASMSSFAAFAEATSPLRPRLEQVLAAMRPPVDLLVADGFLYWAQVLAAMRPPVDLLVADGFLYWAHASAAALGVPSVSFLGTSAFAHAVREACVRNKPGASAQRDDDADASTGTMWALWKTRNDAMFNKKIAATPMVVVHRMMSLLHNGSRY; encoded by the exons ATGGCTCCCGCTGCTGATTACTGCCACGACTTCCATGGCAGCGAGGTGCCCCACGTCGCCATCTTCCCGCTCATGGCCAAAGGCCACACCGTCCCGCTCCTGGACCTCGCCTGCCTCCTCCGTCGCAGGGGGCTCGCCGCCGTCACGTTCCTCACCACCCCGGGCAACGCGTCGTTCGTCCGAGCCGCGCTGGCCGGGGACGACGCGGCCTCCATCGTCGAGCTCCCGTTCCCGGCCGGCCACGCGCCCGCGGGCGGCGAGAGCGCCGAGGGCGTCGCGTCGATGTCCTCCTTCGCCGCGTTCGCGGAGGCCACGTCGCCGCTTCGCCCGCGGCTCGAGCAGGTGCTGGCGGCCATGCGCCCTCCCGTGGACCTCCTCGTCGCGGACGGGTTCCTGTACTGGGCGCAGGTGCTGGCGGCCATGCGCCCTCCCGTGGACCTCCTCGTCGCGGACGGGTTCCTGTACTGGGCGCacgcgtcggccgccgcgctcggcgTCCCGAGCGTGTCGTTCCTGGGCACGTCCGCGTTCGCGCACGCCGTCCGGGAGGCGTGCGTGCGCAACAAGCCGGGGGCCTCGGCGCAGCgtgacgacgacgccgacgcgtCCACCG GTACGATGTGGGCATTGTGGAAGACAAGGAATGACGCCATGTTCAACAAGAAGATCGCGGCAACGCCAATGGTGGTGGTGCACAGGATGATGTCCCTGCTACACAATGGAAGCCGCTACTGA